In Sorghum bicolor cultivar BTx623 chromosome 10, Sorghum_bicolor_NCBIv3, whole genome shotgun sequence, one genomic interval encodes:
- the LOC8063829 gene encoding pentatricopeptide repeat-containing protein At4g14820, whose translation MSATVLRTGGAILHALSTASAAHLHAHALKLGVLPSCLHLCSALLKCYAASGRIAAARQLFDEIPLRDVPLWNALVSAYARSGHPRNALAAASAMARDVAGCRPNNVSVTSLLSVCTQLRSSVLGRELHGYAIRNVPVLDLPVLNALVNMYGKCGWLRDARMVFTGMGVGMRSAVSWTSMINACCQNGHPAEALEVFEEMRIARVKVDEVTLLAVISACTKLDCTPGLGDWVEECAVENGFLQNTHVANALIHMHGKMGRVKRSCEIFDSMGAVKTVVSWTAMIQALAMNGHGVAALVRFTQMLREGFLPDEVIFLCVINACGHSRLVSEGHRLFKSMIEEYHITPWMEHYGSMVDLLCRAGWLDEAFEFVLAMPVTPDPVIWRVLAGACRDHGNASLARRVMDHVIGMEPDHEGNYVLASNLCAADEDWRRVVDVRLDMGVRKGTSRAAAAAVSSVEVNGE comes from the coding sequence ATGAGCGCCACCGTGTTGCGCACCGGCGGTGCCATCCTCCACGCTCTCTCCACTGCCTCCGCCGCCCACCTACACGCTCACGCCCTGAAGCTGGGCGTGCTACCCTCCTGTCTCCACCTCTGCTCGGCCTTGCTCAAGTGCTATGCTGCTTCCGGCCGCATCGCCGCCGCGCGCCAGTTATTCGACGAAATACCTCTGCGGGACGTCCCGCTATGGAACGCCCTGGTATCGGCCTACGCGCGCTCCGGCCACCCGCGCAACGCGCTGGCCGCTGCGTCCGCCATGGCGCGCGACGTCGCGGGGTGCCGGCCGAACAACGTCTCCGTCACCAGCCTCCTGTCCGTGTGCACGCAGCTGAGGAGCTCGGTGCTCGGGAGGGAGCTCCACGGGTATGCGATCAGGAACGTCCCCGTTCTTGACCTTCCCGTGCTCAATGCGCTGGTGAACATGTACGGCAAGTGCGGCTGGCTGAGAGACGCGAGGATGGTGTTCACCGGCATGGGGGTTGGCATGAGGAGTGCTGTCTCTTGGACGTCAATGATCAATGCTTGCTGCCAGAATGGACACCCAGCTGAGGCATTGGAAGTGTTTGAGGAGATgaggattgctcgtgtcaaggTCGATGAGGTCACCCTGCTGGCCGTCATCTCAGCATGCACAAAGCTGGACTGCACGCCGGGTTTAGGAGACTGGGTGGAGGAGTGTGCAGTCGAGAATGGGTTCTTGCAGAACACCCATGTCGCCAATGCGCTCATACACATGCATGGTAAGATGGGGAGGGTGAAGAGGTCGTGTGAGATATTTGACTCGATGGGTGCTGTGAAGACAGTGGTTTCATGGACGGCCATGATACAAGCACTGGCTATGAATGGGCATGGGGTGGCTGCCCTTGTCCGGTTCACGCAGATGCTCAGAGAAGGGTTCCTGCCTGACGAGGTTATCTTCTTGTGCGTGATCAATGCCTGTGGCCACTCAAGGCTTGTGAGCGAGGGGCACCGACTGTTCAAGTCCATGATCGAAGAGTACCACATCACACCATGGATGGAGCACTATGGTAGCATGGTGGACCTGCTGTGCAGAGCTGGGTGGTTGGACGAGGCATTTGAGTTTGTCCTGGCCATGCCTGTTACGCCCGATCCTGTAATATGGCGTGTTTTGGCTGGTGCTTGTCGGGACCATGGGAATGCCAGTTTAGCCAGGAGGGTGATGGATCATGTGATTGGCATGGAGCCTGACCATGAAGGGAATTACGTCCTGGCGTCAAACTTGTGTGCTGCAGATGAGGATTGGAGACGTGTTGtagatgttaggttggacatGGGAGTGAGGAAAGGGACTTCaagggctgctgctgctgccgtgtCTTCTGTTGAAGTCAATGGTGAATAA
- the LOC8063830 gene encoding uncharacterized protein LOC8063830 translates to MGCAFSSAGSAGALRPCSGVRVIHTNGYVEDFEGPGVVTVATVTGCLSSDPAADGNGDSNGSKGYVLCSAAHLLQPGRGPFRPDDALQPGTVYFLLPQSVFQAESSAVDLACLMNRLTALARKGCATAAPKPSPLDALFDAAAAGGGGSRQHHPVAVAVPAASKEKDQAGRAAPWRPRLDRIDESIGRSSMRSASSRSEA, encoded by the coding sequence ATGGGGTGCGCCTTCTCGTCGGCGGGCTCAGCGGGCGCGCTACGGCCGTGTTCCGGGGTACGGGTCATCCACACCAACGGGTACGTGGAGGACTTCGAGGGTCCCGGCGTGGTGACCGTGGCGACCGTCACGGGCTGCCTCTCCTCCGACCCCGCCGCCGACGGCAACGGCGACAGCAACGGCAGCAAGGGGTACGTGCTGTGCTCGGCGGCGCACCTTCTGCAGCCAGGGCGCGGGCCGTTCCGGCCCGACGACGCGCTGCAGCCGGGCACCGTCTACTTCCTGCTCCCGCAGTCGGTGTTCCAGGCCGAGTCCTCCGCCGTCGACCTCGCCTGCCTCATGAACCGCCTCACCGCGCTCGCGCGCAAGGGCTGCGCCACCGCCGCGCCCAAGCCCAGCCCGCTCGACGCGCTcttcgacgccgccgccgccggcggcggaggcAGTCGCCAACACCATCCTGTGGCTGTGGCTGTGCCTGCGGCGTCCAAGGAGAAGGATCAGGCCGGGCGGGCGGCGCCGTGGAGGCCCCGACTCGACCGAATCGACGAGTCCATCGGCCGCTCCTCCATGCGCAGCGCGTCCAGCCGCAGCGAGGCCTGA
- the LOC8065563 gene encoding LOW QUALITY PROTEIN: probable mediator of RNA polymerase II transcription subunit 36b (The sequence of the model RefSeq protein was modified relative to this genomic sequence to represent the inferred CDS: inserted 2 bases in 1 codon): MCRPPRGRAPAGSRRGGGGMRGGSNVVVDPHKHKGVFVARAKEDALCTRNMNPGESVYGEKRVSVQKEDGTKVEYRVWNPFRSKLAAAVLGGVDNIWIAPGQRVLYLGAASGTTVSHVSDIVGPEGLVYAVEFSHRSGRDLVNMAKKRTNVIPIIEDARHPARYRMLVGMVDVIFSDVAQPDQARILALNASXFLKSGGHFVISIKANCIDCTMAAEAVFASEVEKLKAEQFKPAEQVTLEPFERDHACVIGGYRMPKKQKPAAAAS, from the exons ATGTGTAGGCCGCCTCGTGGCAGGGCGCCAGCCGGCAGCCGtaggggcggcggcggcatgaGGGGCGGGAGCAATGTGGTGGTGGATCCGCACAAGCACAAGGGCGTCTTCGTCGCTAGGGCCAAGGAGGACGCGCTCTGCACCAGGAACATGAACCCCGGCGAGTCCGTCTACGGCGAGAAGCGCGTCTCCGTCCAG AAAGAGGATGGGACAAAGGTAGAGTACAGGGTGTGGAACCCCTTCCGATCCAAGCTGGCTGCTGCTGTGCTTGGCGGTGTTGACAACATCTGGATT GCTCCTGGCCAGCGTGTGCTTTACCTTGGTGCTGCCTCAGGAACAACTGTGTCTCATGTGTCTGATATTGTTGGACCG GAAGGGTTGGTCTATGCTGTTGAGTTCTCTCACAGGAGTGGAAGGGACCTTGTCAATATGGCCAAGAAGAGGACAAATGTCATTCCCATTATTGAGGATGCCAGGCACCCGGCAAGGTACCGGATGTTGGTTGGCATGGTTGATGTCATCTTTTCTGATGTTGCTCAGCCAGACCAG GCTAGGATCTTAGCCCTCAACGCCTC TTTCCTGAAGAGTGGCGgccactttgtgatctcgatcAAG GCTAACTGCATCGACTGCACAATGGCTGCGGAGGCTGTGTTTGCCAGCGAAGTGGAGAAGCTCAAGGCAGAGCAGTTCAAGCCGGCCGAGCAGGTGACCCTGGAGCCCTTCGAGCGCGACCACGCCTGCGTCATCGGTGGCTACAGAATGCCCAAGAAGCAGAagccggcagcggcggcgtctTAA
- the LOC110431385 gene encoding uncharacterized protein LOC110431385, producing MAPRSRASSRRPLWIIVLVAFVCAVALGAYLYTPRHYTACYLVPSEACNSRPPPEPARVYTDDEIAARAIMRDIIRARPVQSKNPKIAFMFLTPSSLPFEKLWEKFFMGHEDRYTIYVHASRDRPIHSSPIFAGRDIRSEKVIWGTISMVDAEKRLLAHALQDPENQHFVLLSESCVPLHNFDYIYSYLMETNVSFVDCFDDPGPHGAGRYSDHMLPEFVKKDWRKGAQWFTVKRQHAILILADTLYYGKFKRYCKPGNEWHNCYSDEHYLPTLFNMVDPTGIANWSVTHVDWSEGKWHPKVYRAVDTSFELLKNISSIDESVHVSSNAKHVAQRRPCMWNGMKRPCYLFARKFYPEALDNLMNIFSNFTII from the exons ATGGCACCACGCAGTAGGGCTTCATCTAGAAGGCCTCTCTGGATCATTGTCTTGGTCGCTTTTGTTTGTGCAGTAGCCCTTGGAGCCTATCTTTATACTCCACGGCATTACACAGCCTGTTATCTGGTACCATCAGAAGCCTGCAATTCTCGGCCGCCTCCAGAACCTGCTAGGGTATACACTGATGATGAGATTGCTGCTCGTGCTATCATGAGAGACATCATTCGGGCACGGCCAGTGCAGTCAAAGAATCCAAAAATTGCTTTCATGTTCTTGACACCCAGTTCGTTGCCATTTGAGAAGCTATGGGAAAAATTCTTCATG GGTCATGAAGACAGATACACCATATACGTGCATGCATCAAGAGATAGACCAATTCATTCAAGTCCAATATTCGCTGGCAGGGATATTCGAAGTGAAAAG GTGATCTGGGGCACGATTTCTATGGTTGATGCTGAAAAGAGGCTCTTGGCTCATGCTCTACAAGATCCTGAAAACCAGCATTTTGTCTTGCTTTCTGAGAG CTGTGTGCCACTTCATAACTTTGATTATATATACAGTTATCTCATGGAGACAAACGTCAGTTTTGTTGACTG TTTTGATGATCCTGGTCCACATGGAGCAGGTAGATATTCTGACCATATGCTACCTGAATTTGTGAAGAAAGATTGGAGAAAGGGTGCACAG TGGTTTACAGTAAAACGGCAGCACGCAATTCTTATTCTCGCTGACACCCTTTACTATGGGAAGTTCAAGCGTTACTGTAAG CCAGGAAATGAATGGCATAACTGCTATTCAGACGAGCACTACTTGCCAACTCTCTTTAAT ATGGTTGATCCAACGGGAATTGCAAATTGGTCAGTGACGCATGTAGATTGGTCTGAAGGGAAATGGCATCCTAAAGTCTATAGGGCTGTGGATACAAGCTTCGAGTTGCTCAAGAACATCTCG TCCATTGACGAGAGCGTCCACGTAAGCAGCAATGCAAAG CATGTAGCACAGAGGAGGCCGTGCATGTGGAATGGCATGAAGCGGCCCTGCTACCTGTTCGCGCGCAAGTTCTACCCTGAGGCACTTGACAACCTGATGAACATATTCTCGAACTTCACCATCATCTGA
- the LOC8065564 gene encoding cadmium/zinc-transporting ATPase HMA3 isoform X1, whose amino-acid sequence MGDAAVPAGTLQKSYFDVLGICCPSEVPLVEKLLRPLPGVHTVTVIVPSRTVIVLHDAAATSPAQIVKALNQARLEASVRAYGSGSEEKVANKWPSPYVLFCGVFLVVSLFEHFWPPLKWFALVAAAAGLPPIVLRSFAAARRLTLDVNILMLIAVSGAIALKDYSEAGFIVFLFTTAEWLETRASHKATAGMSSLMSMTPQKAVLAETGEVVSAQDVKVNTVIAVKAGEVVPIDGVVVDGRSEVDESTLTGESFPVAKQPDSQVWAGTLNIDGYIAVRTTAMADNSAVAKMARLVEEAQNSRSKTQRLIDTCAKYYTPAVVVMAAGVAVIPVAIRAHHLKHWFQLALVLLVSACPCALVLSTPVATFCALLTAARTGLLIKGGDVLETLARIKIAAFDKTGTITRGEFCVEEFQAVGERIPMQQLLYWVSSIESRSSHPMASVLVDYALSKSVEPKSDNVTEFQIYPGEGIYGEIDGEGVYIGNKRILSRASCETVPDMKDMKGVTIGYVACKGQLIGVFTLSDSCRTGSAEAIRELRSLGIKSVMLTGDSSAAASYAQNQLGNILDEVHPELLPEDKVRIVDELKAKHGPTLMIGDGMNDAPALAKADVGVSMGVSGSAVAMETSHITLMSNDIRRIPKAIQLARRTHRTIIVNIIFSVITKLAIVGLALSGHPLIWAAVLADVGTCMLVIMYSMLLLRSKGGRKAKKCCASSQHGSHAKKHCVSRHCSDGPCKSTGCSKESSAGKHGCHDHGHAHTHCKEPSSQHPTEKHACHDHGHSHNHCKEPSSHVVTEKHVCHDHGNTHNHCKEAGNQLLLVEGHGCHDRDHGHSHEHTGKQDCHGHEHSHCKEPKTPRADSEGACHGHGHDHGHEHRHCEGDSHSHATGELGCHEHSTVEHACEHQCHAEQQTVHTAETHHCHDHEHGQHKHDHGEIEEPEKDCHDHSHHCCHEPHDKDKTPAEPVEEVTISIAALPKDEGHHHSEEHKGEHCGKAKDCGVPAPTDCAASKNCCSVKGGDTCSSSQAACAKETSPCCRSYVKCPKTTATVTRSSCCGHSHTMLKLPEIVVE is encoded by the exons ATGGGGGACGCCGCCGTGCCGGCGGGGACCCTGCAGAAGAGCTACTTCGACGTGCTGGGGATCTGCTGCCCCTCCGAGGTACCCCTCGTCGAGAAGCTGCTGCGCCCGCTGCCCGGCGTCCACACCGTCACCGTCATCGTCCCCTCCCGCACCGTCATCGTCCTCCACGACGCCGCCGCCACGTCGCCAGCACAAATCG TCAAGGCGTTGAACCAGGCGAGGCTGGAGGCGTCTGTTCGAGCCTACGGCAGTGGCTCCGAGGAGAAGGTAGCCAACAAATGGCCGAGTCCCTACGTTCTTTTCTGCGGGGTTTTCCTGGTCGTCTCGCTCTTCGAGCACTTCTGGCCTCCCCTGAAATGGTTTGcgctggtggcggcggcggccggcctgCCGCCGATCGTTCTGAGGAGCTTTGCAGCTGCCCGGAGGCTCACCCTCGATGTCAACATACTCATGCTGATTGCAG TTTCTGGGGCGATAGCTCTGAAGGACTACTCTGAGGCTGGGTTCATTGTTTTCCTGTTCACTACAGCTGAATGGCTTGAGACCAGGGCAAGCCACAAG GCGACTGCTGGGATGTCATCACTGATGAGCATGACACCACAGAAGGCTGTTCTAGCAGAGACTGGGGAAGTGGTTTCAGCTCAGGATGTCAAGGTGAATACAGTAATAGCTGTCAAAGCTGGGGAAGTCGTTCCAATTGATGGTGTGGTTGTGGATGGACGGAGTGAGGTTGATGAAAGTACCCTAACTGGGGAGTCCTTCCCAGTTGCGAAGCAGCCAGACTCCCAGGTCTGGGCCGGCACGCTCAACATAGATG GCTATATTGCTGTCAGGACCACTGCAATGGCTGACAACTCCGCAGTGGCTAAAATGGCAAGGCTAGTTGAAGAAGCACAAAACAGTAGGTCCAAAACTCAGAGGCTGATTGATACATGTGCCAAGTACTATACGCCCG CTGTTGTTGTCATGGCTGCGGGGGTAGCAGTGATTCCTGTGGCGATCAGAGCACACCACCTCAAACACTGGTTCCAATTGGCCCTGGTCCTTCTAGTGAGTGCTTGCCCATGTGCTTTAGTGCTGTCGACGCCGGTTGCTACCTTCTGTGCTCTTCTGACGGCTGCGAGGACAGGGCTCCTTATCAAAGGAGGGGATGTCCTTGAAACCTTGGCAAGGATCAAAATTGCTGCTTTTGATAAAACGGGTACAATCACTAGAGGAGAGTTCTGTGTTGAGGAATTCCAGGCAGTTGGCGAACGTATCCCAATGCAACAACTTCTTTACTG GGTATCAAGCATTGAAAGCAGATCAAGCCACCCAATGGCATCTGTGCTAGTTGACTATGCCCTGTCAAAGTCAGTCGAACCAAAATCTGATAATGTTACTGAGTTCCAAATCTACCCTGGAGAGGGGATTTATGGTGAAATCGACGGGGAAGGTGTATATATTGGGAACAAAAGAATTCTGTCAAGGGCTTCATGTGAAACAG TTCCTGACATGAAAGATATGAAAGGAGTTACCATCGGATATGTTGCCTGCAAAGGGCAATTGATCGGAGTATTTACCCTCTCGGATTCCTGCCGAACTGGATCAGCTGAGGCCATCAGGGAGCTGAGGTCACTGGGCATCAAGTCAGTGATGCTTACTGGGGATAGTTCTGCAGCAGCTTCATATGCACAGAACCAG CTTGGGAACATACTTGATGAGGTTCACCCTGAACTTCTTCCAGAGGACAAAGTGAGAATTGTTGATGAACTCAAGGCAAAACATGGCCCTACTCTGATGATTGGTGATGGCATGAATGATGCCCCAGCTCTGGCCAAGGCTGACGTTGGAGTCTCGATGGGTGTATCTGGTTCCGCTGTTGCAATGGAGACGAGCCACATAACTTTGATGTCGAACGACATCCGCAGGATCCCAAAGGCTATCCAGCTGGCACGGAGGACTCACCGGACTATCATCGTGAACATCATCTTCTCGGTGATCACCAAGCTTGCAATCGTTGGACTTGCACTCTCTGGACATCCGCTTATCTGGGCAGCCGTCCTCGCAGATGTTGGCACATGCATGCTGGTGATCATGTACAGCATGTTGCTATTGAGATCAAAGGGCGGTCGGAAGGCGAAGAAATGTTGTGCCTCTTCACAGCATGGGTCACACGCAAAGAAGCACTGTGTTTCCCGCCACTGCTCAGATGGACCGTGCAAGTCGACAGGCTGTTCCAAAGAGTCGTCTGCTGGTAAACATGGTTGTCATGATCATGGCCATGCCCACACCCACTGCAAAGAGCCGAGCAGCCAGCACCCTACAGAAAAGCACGCTTGTCATGATCACGGCCACAGCCATAACCACTGCAAAGAGCCCAGCAGCCATGTGGTCACGGAAAAGCATGTTTGCCATGACCATGGAAACACCCATAACCACTGCAAGGAGGCAGGCAACCAGTTGCTGCTTGTGGAGGGCCATGGTTGCCATGATCGTGACCATGGCCATAGCCATGAACACACCGGCAAGCAGGATTGCCATGGCCATGAGCACAGCCACTGCAAAGAACCCAAGACTCCGCGTGCTGACAGTGAAGGTGCttgccatggccatggccatgaCCATGGACATGAACATAGGCACTGCGAAGGGGACAGCCACTCACATGCTACAGGTGAGCTTGGCTGCCATGAACACTCTACTGTTGAGCATGCTTGCGAGCATCAGTGCCATGCTGAGCAGCAAACTGTGCACACTGCGGAAACACACCACTGCCATGACCATGAGCATGGACAGCACAAGCATGACCATGGGGAGATTGAGGAGCCAGAAAAGGACTGCCATGACCACAGCCACCACTGCTGCCATGAGCCTCATGACAAGGACAAGACTCCAGCTGAGCCAGTTGAAGAGGTCACGATTTCAATTGCTGCCCTTCCCAAAGATGAAGGCCACCACCACAGCGAAGAACACAAGGGGGAGCACTGCGGGAAGGCGAAAGACTGCGGTGTTCCTGCTCCCACTGACTGCGCTGCGAGCAAGAACTGCTGCAGCGTCAAAGGTGGAGACACCTGCTCGAGCTCGCAGGCTGCGTGTGCCAAGGAGACCAGCCCGTGCTGCAGGAGCTACGTGAAGTGCCCCAAGACGACGGCGACGGTGACGAGGAGCAGCTGCTGCGGCCACAGCCACACCATGCTGAAGCTGCCTGAGATCGTGGTAGAGTAG
- the LOC8065564 gene encoding cadmium/zinc-transporting ATPase HMA3 isoform X2, with translation MSSLMSMTPQKAVLAETGEVVSAQDVKVNTVIAVKAGEVVPIDGVVVDGRSEVDESTLTGESFPVAKQPDSQVWAGTLNIDGYIAVRTTAMADNSAVAKMARLVEEAQNSRSKTQRLIDTCAKYYTPAVVVMAAGVAVIPVAIRAHHLKHWFQLALVLLVSACPCALVLSTPVATFCALLTAARTGLLIKGGDVLETLARIKIAAFDKTGTITRGEFCVEEFQAVGERIPMQQLLYWVSSIESRSSHPMASVLVDYALSKSVEPKSDNVTEFQIYPGEGIYGEIDGEGVYIGNKRILSRASCETVPDMKDMKGVTIGYVACKGQLIGVFTLSDSCRTGSAEAIRELRSLGIKSVMLTGDSSAAASYAQNQLGNILDEVHPELLPEDKVRIVDELKAKHGPTLMIGDGMNDAPALAKADVGVSMGVSGSAVAMETSHITLMSNDIRRIPKAIQLARRTHRTIIVNIIFSVITKLAIVGLALSGHPLIWAAVLADVGTCMLVIMYSMLLLRSKGGRKAKKCCASSQHGSHAKKHCVSRHCSDGPCKSTGCSKESSAGKHGCHDHGHAHTHCKEPSSQHPTEKHACHDHGHSHNHCKEPSSHVVTEKHVCHDHGNTHNHCKEAGNQLLLVEGHGCHDRDHGHSHEHTGKQDCHGHEHSHCKEPKTPRADSEGACHGHGHDHGHEHRHCEGDSHSHATGELGCHEHSTVEHACEHQCHAEQQTVHTAETHHCHDHEHGQHKHDHGEIEEPEKDCHDHSHHCCHEPHDKDKTPAEPVEEVTISIAALPKDEGHHHSEEHKGEHCGKAKDCGVPAPTDCAASKNCCSVKGGDTCSSSQAACAKETSPCCRSYVKCPKTTATVTRSSCCGHSHTMLKLPEIVVE, from the exons ATGTCATCACTGATGAGCATGACACCACAGAAGGCTGTTCTAGCAGAGACTGGGGAAGTGGTTTCAGCTCAGGATGTCAAGGTGAATACAGTAATAGCTGTCAAAGCTGGGGAAGTCGTTCCAATTGATGGTGTGGTTGTGGATGGACGGAGTGAGGTTGATGAAAGTACCCTAACTGGGGAGTCCTTCCCAGTTGCGAAGCAGCCAGACTCCCAGGTCTGGGCCGGCACGCTCAACATAGATG GCTATATTGCTGTCAGGACCACTGCAATGGCTGACAACTCCGCAGTGGCTAAAATGGCAAGGCTAGTTGAAGAAGCACAAAACAGTAGGTCCAAAACTCAGAGGCTGATTGATACATGTGCCAAGTACTATACGCCCG CTGTTGTTGTCATGGCTGCGGGGGTAGCAGTGATTCCTGTGGCGATCAGAGCACACCACCTCAAACACTGGTTCCAATTGGCCCTGGTCCTTCTAGTGAGTGCTTGCCCATGTGCTTTAGTGCTGTCGACGCCGGTTGCTACCTTCTGTGCTCTTCTGACGGCTGCGAGGACAGGGCTCCTTATCAAAGGAGGGGATGTCCTTGAAACCTTGGCAAGGATCAAAATTGCTGCTTTTGATAAAACGGGTACAATCACTAGAGGAGAGTTCTGTGTTGAGGAATTCCAGGCAGTTGGCGAACGTATCCCAATGCAACAACTTCTTTACTG GGTATCAAGCATTGAAAGCAGATCAAGCCACCCAATGGCATCTGTGCTAGTTGACTATGCCCTGTCAAAGTCAGTCGAACCAAAATCTGATAATGTTACTGAGTTCCAAATCTACCCTGGAGAGGGGATTTATGGTGAAATCGACGGGGAAGGTGTATATATTGGGAACAAAAGAATTCTGTCAAGGGCTTCATGTGAAACAG TTCCTGACATGAAAGATATGAAAGGAGTTACCATCGGATATGTTGCCTGCAAAGGGCAATTGATCGGAGTATTTACCCTCTCGGATTCCTGCCGAACTGGATCAGCTGAGGCCATCAGGGAGCTGAGGTCACTGGGCATCAAGTCAGTGATGCTTACTGGGGATAGTTCTGCAGCAGCTTCATATGCACAGAACCAG CTTGGGAACATACTTGATGAGGTTCACCCTGAACTTCTTCCAGAGGACAAAGTGAGAATTGTTGATGAACTCAAGGCAAAACATGGCCCTACTCTGATGATTGGTGATGGCATGAATGATGCCCCAGCTCTGGCCAAGGCTGACGTTGGAGTCTCGATGGGTGTATCTGGTTCCGCTGTTGCAATGGAGACGAGCCACATAACTTTGATGTCGAACGACATCCGCAGGATCCCAAAGGCTATCCAGCTGGCACGGAGGACTCACCGGACTATCATCGTGAACATCATCTTCTCGGTGATCACCAAGCTTGCAATCGTTGGACTTGCACTCTCTGGACATCCGCTTATCTGGGCAGCCGTCCTCGCAGATGTTGGCACATGCATGCTGGTGATCATGTACAGCATGTTGCTATTGAGATCAAAGGGCGGTCGGAAGGCGAAGAAATGTTGTGCCTCTTCACAGCATGGGTCACACGCAAAGAAGCACTGTGTTTCCCGCCACTGCTCAGATGGACCGTGCAAGTCGACAGGCTGTTCCAAAGAGTCGTCTGCTGGTAAACATGGTTGTCATGATCATGGCCATGCCCACACCCACTGCAAAGAGCCGAGCAGCCAGCACCCTACAGAAAAGCACGCTTGTCATGATCACGGCCACAGCCATAACCACTGCAAAGAGCCCAGCAGCCATGTGGTCACGGAAAAGCATGTTTGCCATGACCATGGAAACACCCATAACCACTGCAAGGAGGCAGGCAACCAGTTGCTGCTTGTGGAGGGCCATGGTTGCCATGATCGTGACCATGGCCATAGCCATGAACACACCGGCAAGCAGGATTGCCATGGCCATGAGCACAGCCACTGCAAAGAACCCAAGACTCCGCGTGCTGACAGTGAAGGTGCttgccatggccatggccatgaCCATGGACATGAACATAGGCACTGCGAAGGGGACAGCCACTCACATGCTACAGGTGAGCTTGGCTGCCATGAACACTCTACTGTTGAGCATGCTTGCGAGCATCAGTGCCATGCTGAGCAGCAAACTGTGCACACTGCGGAAACACACCACTGCCATGACCATGAGCATGGACAGCACAAGCATGACCATGGGGAGATTGAGGAGCCAGAAAAGGACTGCCATGACCACAGCCACCACTGCTGCCATGAGCCTCATGACAAGGACAAGACTCCAGCTGAGCCAGTTGAAGAGGTCACGATTTCAATTGCTGCCCTTCCCAAAGATGAAGGCCACCACCACAGCGAAGAACACAAGGGGGAGCACTGCGGGAAGGCGAAAGACTGCGGTGTTCCTGCTCCCACTGACTGCGCTGCGAGCAAGAACTGCTGCAGCGTCAAAGGTGGAGACACCTGCTCGAGCTCGCAGGCTGCGTGTGCCAAGGAGACCAGCCCGTGCTGCAGGAGCTACGTGAAGTGCCCCAAGACGACGGCGACGGTGACGAGGAGCAGCTGCTGCGGCCACAGCCACACCATGCTGAAGCTGCCTGAGATCGTGGTAGAGTAG